The Spodoptera frugiperda isolate SF20-4 chromosome 8, AGI-APGP_CSIRO_Sfru_2.0, whole genome shotgun sequence DNA segment GACGCGGCGTGTGAGAGTGACACCTCCCACGGCTTGCGCTGGCCGAAGACCGCTCCTGGAGCACATGCTACTGCTTCCTGTCCTCCCGGACATAGTGGGGAAACTACAAGgttactatacaatgtacaaagaCATAGGCTTATTTTCAACGATAAAATaccaataataaatgtaaattacagATTTTGTGAGCCGAAGACGGGGCAGCATGGCGTCAAATGGAAGCAACCCGATTTTTCCGGTTGTGTTGCAGACTCATTGAGGGATATTTATGAACaggtatattaatattaatttctttgacaAATGATTTTGTGTACATATATCtgacattgaaatatttttatcagttcACATTGATATCGATGGGGTACTCGTGGGGCTCAGTGTCGCACGTGTCGCGTCAGTACGGCGCCGTGCTGCGCTCCCTGCCCACACACCCGGGCGAGGGCGAGCCTCCCCTCACTCACGCAGTACACATGCTCAACTACCTCATGTCTCCTGCCGGCCAGCCAACTGACAGATACCACAGCGCGGAACATCTGCTCAATATTTACGACAATCTGCTCAAACACCCTGATGCCTTTTTGGATGAAGAGGTCAGTAGCAATAGAAAAATAGATACAGTGAAGAAACTTTCTTCAATCAACTATTTAATGCatctgtttttttaatagaaagtCGTTGATCTTCAAAACGCTGTGGTGGACACAGCTGGTCTGAGGAGTAACCTGGACAAGCGCTTCCACGAGTTTACAGTAAAAACGAAAGGCGTACACAATGACATTGCAGCACATTTCGATCTTCAACCATATTTGGTGAATGAGGAGTGGATTGTGACTTCAGTAGGGGTCGAATTGGCTGCCAAAGCGAGCAACACTACTGTAGTGACTGTACTGTACCATAATTTGGGAGCACGGTTGCCATCGTTGAGAAGATACGTCGAGTACAAGTAAggatttctttgttatttttgtctcgtgcaacgtcacaccttttatccctgaagaagAAGGCAGACGTGCAccttacggcacgtaatgccgctatacaatgtacacttttcatcatttgtgttatacgtcccatgtaatagagggtgagcctattgccctgtactgggcacaaatccagactcagtactactactgagacattttcgaaaaaaaaaaacaataatactttgcccaacccggaaatcgaacccttGTGTgacagtcgcaattgcgactactcgaccaacgaggcaggattttttgtgtttggttttttttttgttgatttaagTAAAATCATCAATTTCGTTCCTGTTTTCATCGAGATAGTTCTAGCAGCAATTCTTCCAGGTCTGGTTGCGCGACGCAGTACACAGCAGCATCGCAGCAAGTACAAGTATCCGTCAGCGGTGCAGGAGTGGACTCTACGCTGCCTCATACTGTTACACTGTTGTTCGCACATTCCAAGAATTACAGCGCTAATGGTAAGTTATCATTTTCGTCGATGGGATGGCCTGGTGATCTGTAAGACAGGTTTTACCTACAACAGACACCAGTCTCAAGTTTATTGTATCCAAATTGTTTGCTGTACATTGTTAAGTGAGTTATACTTACTTCTACAATATAAAggagaattaaaaatatactaacaCCAGTTCTTTTAATAGCTCCTCAGCTTTCATGTGGGAGTCGATCGCGTTCCTCGCCTCGTGTATGGAGCTCCCACACTTGTGAGCTGCGCGTACAAGAGCATACTCTTGTCGCCTGCCGCTGCAGAGGTCTCGCCACCATTGCTCTGTTCACTGTCGACAGCTCTTCGCTCGTGAGTACTGCGTATATCCTATATCTAGTTAACATACTTATGAAGTTATTCCGTTGTCGAAGCTGCCCAGCGTCAGACTTGacctttaatacaaatattgtgaGAGTGTAAAAGATTTCGTGGTTCTCAAGACTGAGactgagagtgagagtgagactGAGAGggagagagtgagagtgagagtgagagtgagggatgagagtgagagtgagagtgagggAGGGAGAGAGTGAGAGTCAGAGTgagagagtgagaaagagagtGAAAAGTGTGTGAGAAAGAAAGTGAGAAAGAAAGTGaaaagagaaagagagtgagaaagagaaAGATGCGAATTGGCGATTTATAGAGAGAGTGAGAGCAAGAATGGGAGTGAGattgagagtgagagtgagagctccgttttgccgtgaaagactgacaaataaacagacatacACCCTTccatacttataatattagtatggaaGGATGGATTTATTTGGATCCTATTTATTTGGACTTATATCCCAGTTACACGCTGCTTTTATCTTTGCTTCTACAGAAAATGACCAAGCATTACACTGATCCTGATgtaacacttatttattttttcagacaGACTCCGAAACGGACCTTCGAGGTATTGTTAAAATCACAGTGAGCCTGGGAAGTGCGATGTGTCTGGTGGCAGCGTTACTGCAGTTGCTGAGCTTGGTCGTAGGAAACGAAACCAAGCTACCAGTGATGCTGAAAGCTGCTACGGCTGCCACGCATTCAGCTTCTCTACTGGCTTTATTGGAATGCGATACAAGACATGTAagtcttacgcccgaatactgaaatactactcaattttaagttgtacttaaatatcgtgctatctctgtcattttataaagaagtgataaggacagaactagttttcggagcgtcttaaaattgagcagTGTTTGAGTATTCAGACATTAAGcttcgtaaaatatttttgtgtgaattttTTCTGCACTTTATCCtattaattgactgcacggttagtgcggtggctgggcaactggctgccgcgcaacgggtagcgggttcgattcccgcacggagcaactctttgtgtgatccacaaattgttgtttcgggtctgggtgccatgtgtatgtgaacttgtatgtttgtaaacgcacccacgacacaggagaaaatcctagtgtggggcaacgttgttttaaataaaaaaaaaattgctgtcTATCCACAGCCGCCTGCATGTGTAGGACCATTGGGTTGGGCAGTGGCTGCGTGTTGGTGTGCTGGCTGTGCCGCATTGTGTGCTCAACCATTGCTGCTGCACACTGAGCTGGCTGCCACAGCCACTCGAGCACCTTCTGTCGGTCTACTGGCAGGTACGGGTCTTTCTGGTTCCTATCCATAGAAACCACTACTTTGGAACGAGTTTATAGCTTCACTAAATGACTCacacattatttttacttaacacattgaacgccgtggtcaccggtgaccgacgtaagagcaggatttgccttcaacagttttctattggtagtcaaagacttaaataaattCCCTTTTTGGAATACTTATCTATGGCTTTGGAGGCGTAGGATTCCATCTGACGCTAGTTTTGGTGAACTGTTACAGGTGTGAGCACCATGTGCTGGCTGACAGCTCGACTGTGGGGTGGATCACCTCTTCAGCTGGGTGCAGCAGCTAATGCAGTCTGTGGAGCTGGTGCTGCGTTATTAGCAGCGCTCACACTTTGCCTTGCAGTCTGCGCTGCAAGGACGTTACGGACGGTAAGCATAGCTTATGTTTTTTGACCTTCAAGTACGTCAATTCTAGTATTGTAATGTATACTTATAGGCCGTTCCCACTATTCCAGTCCAGCATTACAGTCCAGCGCTGGAATGTCACTGGAATAATGTGAACCTGCACTGGAATCATACTGGAATGTTGCATTCCAGTGATCAATCCAGTCCAGTTGACTGGAAAGACGGTCTATTTTTCTTTCCAGCTCACCCATTCCAGCGCCACTGGAATAGTGTGAACGGCCTATCCAATGCTTTGTAGCATTGTCACAGTAGTGTTACCGATCCAACAGCTTCTGAATGACTGGAATAATGTGAACGATATGACCCAGTCCAGCACTGCACTGGATTAGCTCGCTGGATTACTGAACTGGAATAATGTGAACCGGGCATCTCAAATATTTTTCGCATACTTAGAGTTAGCATAACCTGCCCTGCTATTCGTTCATTCAACCTTGCTCCTTCTGCTACTGCTTGAAGTAAATCGACAGTCCTTCCTTACTTCCCAGGTGACCCACAAGCTGCCGCCCGACAGACGCGAGTACGTGCGGGATCGCGCGCGAGTGGTGCGCCATACATTAGTGCTTCTCTTCACCACTACAGCGACACAGGCAGCAGGAGTAGCCTACGCGCAGCCTGGCGAGAGGACCATGTCTCTCGTTGTATCATTGTCTATAGCTTCGTTAGCTAATGTGAGTGGAATATTGaatacttttaagtgtgggagggccatgcttcggcacgaatgggccggctcgaccgaagtgataccacggccacacaaAAACAGCTTGcatagtgtttcgttgtgtgattcccgaataacccttaaattcctaacccaaaaagccggcaacgcacttgtaacgcttcgtgtttcaagtgtacatgggtggcggcaattgcttaccatggttttgtttcttaaataaaaaacttaaatttgTACATAGTTTAAGGTGTGTGTGACTCAAACCATGTGTTACTTTTCAGGGTCTAGCTATGTTAATATGCTATCTAATCTGCGATGAGGAGTGTCTACGAGCAGCTCGGCGATTACTCACACTCTCCACAAATAACGAATGGCAGGGTACCACGGAGGGAGACACGTCACTTAGTTGTAAGTTTCCGAAAACCATACAGCAACTATCATGAGCTGATTATGGAACCATCATGAACTATTGTTGATGATGTTGTAGTGTACATAAGACAAGGTCGTGAGATGGAGTGTCGCGGCGCAGTGGGCTCGTTGGAGTGCTCCTCGTCCCACGTGTCGCCCGCCAACACGTACTGGCGCGCCACGCCGCTGCAGAGCCCCTTGCACCGGTGAGCTAGTGTGACGTCATAGTTTGGTATAATGGTACAATTGACAGACGATGTATAATGTAGTTGTGTGACCAGGCGCGGGTCGAGCGGCGCGTGTGTGGCGGACATAGTGCGCTGTGTGGAGTACAAGCAAGCACTGCCACCACCACGAGTCACGGAGACACGAGCACTCTGCGACCTCATACCCACAGGTAATGATTCTATTGTACTtagagtaacataggctataagCACGTTATAATGCATGGATTATTTCTTCTGACTTTTTCCAGCCACTTACTTGGTTGGAACTTGTTGTATGGACATTTTCTtcgaaaataaactaaataactaCTGTACCTATTTCAGCTGGTAGTGCGGGTGCGTGCACGGGCAACCAGTCCCACGTCTCGCACGTGTGTGTGGAGTTGCGTGTGTTGCCAACATCGCCGCCATTGACCACCGAGTCACTCACACAGCCGTACACTGGAGACTCTTCCGACACTCCTAAGGTAGCtctttgaatataatttaaaacattttctaagaCGATGTTAAAAGAAGTATGTAGTAATATaatgtcattgaaaatttcCAGGAGAGCTGTAAAATCTGCACTCAATCAAACCCCGATGTGTCAGCAGTGAACACAATACCGCGTCCTATCAAGAGCTGTCTCAAGAAGCGTCCGCCCCAGCTATCGTGGAGCACCTCACTGCCGTCCATCCACCACGAGAGCAATGAGCAGAACAACTCCCATCTACAGCTGGTAGACACACAGTCCCAAACCCCCACCACACACAGCACATTCACGCAGACAGACAAAGTGCTGCACAAGATATCCCACGACCTGGACTTCCTGCTGAACAGGACGCCCAGCCGCGTCGCCAGCACCTGTCCGCAGGAGATAGAGGAGGCACCCACTTAGTGCACAGACATGTAACGTGTAGTTGTAAGTTACTTGGTAAAATGAAAACAGGGAACAAATATGACTATGTAAAATGtagtaattaatgtaaatatgtatgtatgtaataacaaatTGTTATGATTGTATCAAATCAGGGTATACCAATGTTTTGTTCAGCGCAGACTTAAGTTCTATCTTTGAAGTTTGATTGGCCGTGGTCGTATTTTGTTAATGTAATCTGTTTTATGAtagtcatacaaaaatataaaatgcataattattgtaataataggtAAGACATTAGTCACGTTTTGTTATGCGCAGAAAATGTGTATGTAAAGATAGCTCTGTATGTTCCGTGATATTACTTAAGTTTTCCAATGTCAAATTGAGGGCCGTTGGTTGGCTTATCCGTAACTCACTCTCACTGTGGGCCTTATAGAGAAGCTTAGGGTCGCTCAGCAcgctatggaaagggctatgctcggaGTTTCTTTGCGAGACCTTATAAAAAACGAGGATAACTGACCGCCGCTGGGGCAGAAAGGTTCTTGAGTGGAGACGGCGTACTGGCAAGCGCAGCGTAGGACGTCCACaaacaaggtggacagacgacctaaCTAAGGTCGCAGAGAGCCCCCCCCCCCCTACGAACTTTGGTCTTGgcaacacacaacacaacacacatCTGTACACTGAAGACCGATGAGAAGATTGGTATCAAGTAATGTTAATATTGTTcaacaattgtaaataaaattttgagttGGTATAGGTACACAAGATGCCTCTTATTGATAATAGCTaccgaaatattttgtttaaatgtaaataattctgtaaatatgtaattaagaTGACTAAACGTAATTGTTTATAtccagaaaataaaatttacacagttggtatttttaattgttttttatttattgatcctatttaaaaaataaccaaattatCGAACCCTCCAAAGAATCTACACCAcctgtagaatatttttattatttgacagATAGAGTAGAAAAAAATGGTGAAGTGGACTCATTTATAAAACTTCCAAACATAAtatccatcatcatcatcatcagccgagagacgtccactgctgaacaaaggcctcccctaaTATCCATCAATcaggaaatatttgtttataaggAGTGTATGCCCAGGGAAGTTCGAAAAGGTTATGTTTTAGGAAGAACGTCTGGTTTTCGAgacattttgtatttaagtctttgactgccaattgaaaactgttgaaggcaaattctctgctaacatcggtcaccggtgaccaccgttCGGTGTGTTAAATATACAAAGGATCTTACCAGACATCAATCTGGTGCGTTCAGTTTTAGTATTATGGTTTCCAAAAGATCTTTTTGGTCATGCCAGAAATAAAACAACCGTGAAAcgagtaataaaatatgatttattaaagCTTAActagcataaataaataaaaagaggtTGATAATAAAAAGCATACACTAATCGGCAAATGAAAGGTTTAACAAATTGTTCGCtattatacaattttgacacaCTAAACAacgattttatacaaaaatttacAATCGACTTATGCTAGACGTCCAAATTTTgctataattatatcaataaattgGTATTTATTGGAAAATCACATTCATAACTCAATGGATTACATTATAACatgttaaactttttttataagatatttatttattcagggGTTCCTAAATTGTGCCATAGCTCTCTATTCCTTTATCTAAAAGATAAAGAAGATTTTCAACAGAGGGAGAAGTTATAAACCAtcctacatttaaaatataaagtcaaGCATAAGCATATGTTCACACGGCAAGCGTTAAGCGCGCGTCTCGTTAACAACTACGCGCGCTTACAACTACCTAAATGCATTTTATCCAGGCGTTTGGGGCATGTGAACGAAATGTCACATGTATAGtagtagtatgtatgtatgtatgtagttgtcACGCGTTATCAATGCTTGCCATGTAAACATAGGCTAACTGGCTACATTTTAAGAACCCCAATAATATACACAAGACTAGAAACtctttattacatattttaaaatatatattacaagGCCAGAAGGATATacacttattatattaaatgtaacttaCATTCATTTGTTGTTCACATTTTAGAGAAGAAAGTTTTCAATTTTGAAGCGATCacttactgtttattttattgaataaaagttGGATAATGACAACTTATATTAGCACCAGTAATTAcagtaaaacataatattcGTGTGTTGTGtaatctacaaaatattttccatcGTTTACTGAATTTAGaaccaaataaataactttacctATTCaaaagaactaaaaaaaaacttctgaaaataaaactgtttcgCTAAAATATTAACTGCGaaacatttgaaaattaataaagaaataaaaagtagataCTTCAGAAATGTAGTTagataaagtaaacatttttttctttttattatgcaACAATATATAGCATGAATGAGACGGCattcacaatatttaaaaatatctgcaacCTACTTTAGATTCgatattgaatatattttaaaagctaGTTCCCCACGGTGCTCGTACGAATAATCACGCAAATTCGTCAAACAAGATTGAACTCTATTGCATTCTGCTTACAACAACTTATTAAATCTTGGTTGATTAGCAAATTTGATCTTTATACGCCTATAATTACAGtgtaaaatcattattaaaatatgc contains these protein-coding regions:
- the LOC118275514 gene encoding uncharacterized protein LOC118275514 isoform X1, translated to MPTMLSLLSITLLTIAAEQVYAHDTTKEHQGLQPCGGHLKGPVGTITTPNFPNPFPVPIKCKWIIEHDIVNGTISVYFTQQYTTTGLTFTEYLYYDESYKLGERRALTLTDENITKIKWLQVQSPILVVELNLNRIEGTQLRALGLLAVYGFNVTYEVRPATQAPGPSSCSAIECRLLGHCYARHDYQEFYCSCFENYSGVDCGVGPLCPTTSNMCKNGGTCRQMGPAAVSCICAPGYTGDLCEAQVAAPECGVEECKEVCKEGNCHCKPKDTDFTSARYETRLQIVDLPNENISEEIVKQLTSYLRLSNITLEDDIEVLNVSSVAVGGVREAWVRVWGARREAAAVRGALARLAAARARSPTLRLLPTALHVDMHPALTLQALLINQRPEVWEGSEFILTCMAYGSPYIAFTWYKDGVKINFNGTTRDIWTRTVAEDALGRRLSVLGVSEAEKLDSGKWSCAADDAGRRRCRALRLTVLRPPEIRLVPSTLTVNKGDNVSITCLAGAGRVHGALGFSWARERTLLPMAPGREVWEDLYPAGSVLKLYNVQKSSEFRCQVSSVAGTNAKAVTMWALGTDDAACESDTSHGLRWPKTAPGAHATASCPPGHSGETTRFCEPKTGQHGVKWKQPDFSGCVADSLRDIYEQFTLISMGYSWGSVSHVSRQYGAVLRSLPTHPGEGEPPLTHAVHMLNYLMSPAGQPTDRYHSAEHLLNIYDNLLKHPDAFLDEEKVVDLQNAVVDTAGLRSNLDKRFHEFTVKTKGVHNDIAAHFDLQPYLVNEEWIVTSVGVELAAKASNTTVVTVLYHNLGARLPSLRRYVEYKSGCATQYTAASQQVQVSVSGAGVDSTLPHTVTLLFAHSKNYSANAPQLSCGSRSRSSPRVWSSHTCELRVQEHTLVACRCRGLATIALFTVDSSSLTDSETDLRGIVKITVSLGSAMCLVAALLQLLSLVVGNETKLPVMLKAATAATHSASLLALLECDTRHPPACVGPLGWAVAACWCAGCAALCAQPLLLHTELAATATRAPSVGLLAGVSTMCWLTARLWGGSPLQLGAAANAVCGAGAALLAALTLCLAVCAARTLRTVTHKLPPDRREYVRDRARVVRHTLVLLFTTTATQAAGVAYAQPGERTMSLVVSLSIASLANGLAMLICYLICDEECLRAARRLLTLSTNNEWQGTTEGDTSLSLYIRQGREMECRGAVGSLECSSSHVSPANTYWRATPLQSPLHRRGSSGACVADIVRCVEYKQALPPPRVTETRALCDLIPTAGSAGACTGNQSHVSHVCVELRVLPTSPPLTTESLTQPYTGDSSDTPKESCKICTQSNPDVSAVNTIPRPIKSCLKKRPPQLSWSTSLPSIHHESNEQNNSHLQLVDTQSQTPTTHSTFTQTDKVLHKISHDLDFLLNRTPSRVASTCPQEIEEAPT
- the LOC118275514 gene encoding uncharacterized protein LOC118275514 isoform X2 translates to MCKNGGTCRQMGPAAVSCICAPGYTGDLCEAQVAAPECGVEECKEVCKEGNCHCKPKDTDFTSARYETRLQIVDLPNENISEEIVKQLTSYLRLSNITLEDDIEVLNVSSVAVGGVREAWVRVWGARREAAAVRGALARLAAARARSPTLRLLPTALHVDMHPALTLQALLINQRPEVWEGSEFILTCMAYGSPYIAFTWYKDGVKINFNGTTRDIWTRTVAEDALGRRLSVLGVSEAEKLDSGKWSCAADDAGRRRCRALRLTVLRPPEIRLVPSTLTVNKGDNVSITCLAGAGRVHGALGFSWARERTLLPMAPGREVWEDLYPAGSVLKLYNVQKSSEFRCQVSSVAGTNAKAVTMWALGTDDAACESDTSHGLRWPKTAPGAHATASCPPGHSGETTRFCEPKTGQHGVKWKQPDFSGCVADSLRDIYEQFTLISMGYSWGSVSHVSRQYGAVLRSLPTHPGEGEPPLTHAVHMLNYLMSPAGQPTDRYHSAEHLLNIYDNLLKHPDAFLDEEKVVDLQNAVVDTAGLRSNLDKRFHEFTVKTKGVHNDIAAHFDLQPYLVNEEWIVTSVGVELAAKASNTTVVTVLYHNLGARLPSLRRYVEYKSGCATQYTAASQQVQVSVSGAGVDSTLPHTVTLLFAHSKNYSANAPQLSCGSRSRSSPRVWSSHTCELRVQEHTLVACRCRGLATIALFTVDSSSLTDSETDLRGIVKITVSLGSAMCLVAALLQLLSLVVGNETKLPVMLKAATAATHSASLLALLECDTRHPPACVGPLGWAVAACWCAGCAALCAQPLLLHTELAATATRAPSVGLLAGVSTMCWLTARLWGGSPLQLGAAANAVCGAGAALLAALTLCLAVCAARTLRTVTHKLPPDRREYVRDRARVVRHTLVLLFTTTATQAAGVAYAQPGERTMSLVVSLSIASLANGLAMLICYLICDEECLRAARRLLTLSTNNEWQGTTEGDTSLSLYIRQGREMECRGAVGSLECSSSHVSPANTYWRATPLQSPLHRRGSSGACVADIVRCVEYKQALPPPRVTETRALCDLIPTAGSAGACTGNQSHVSHVCVELRVLPTSPPLTTESLTQPYTGDSSDTPKESCKICTQSNPDVSAVNTIPRPIKSCLKKRPPQLSWSTSLPSIHHESNEQNNSHLQLVDTQSQTPTTHSTFTQTDKVLHKISHDLDFLLNRTPSRVASTCPQEIEEAPT